In Zobellia roscoffensis, the following are encoded in one genomic region:
- a CDS encoding transglutaminase domain-containing protein, with the protein MRSYRLLLVAFVFSVSCSQAQEIKKIEPYWQLLLKNQRQEAQTKFQKKNKGGLSGMLTAEIIANENGMFTSPKGFINDVVAQPDFEYYLYALWNNSFFFDSYLGSGFNRKNIANINNIPLASIKNTTVKEALRYLKSAVAQHSDDWETYNQLNDAIPAIKSWQFCGSFENLNGSGLATEYVPETKAISSTDFNANSNGFINWYEQKGREKEAYQYYSNHSEYGGGVNYAQTFISNPTAKKAVVRLGSSSFAKVWLNDVLIYENTNDGITDLDAYNVLINLPAGNNRLLVKSADQSGIAYFIVRVTDEKGNAFNDLKYNAVPSTYQKSSLTDIAPKALPHAVEIFFQNKLKKDPNNFFNTVCLISAYLRNSKFNEAKATLQPWVDAYPESSFLRKYLIDCYTKEKDFASAKELQKNIESDDEKYYLSYIYRFEDSRELFKLPLPEFEAFVEEFSASTDMDILKQSAKLLLHIRQEDKSAVKETLRIITEEYKDQLSILKVYLNIYSAYLNEDDKAIAILEDIDKNYFDYSALKSLASFYNKQDRKEEALALFEKRYNLVDHDNIYLSDYIAYQHEYKKYEESLPYIDEMLKNFPYSFVAMELKGTALEQSGRKKEALVWYEKSLKHNGANSALRKKIDDLSNGKDYLEDLATPDIYEFMAKTRNKGVKGNYGYNYLLDESLLQLYPEGGGKSQTRYVVEITSDSGIESLKEVNLGLSGNYHITKSEIVKPNKKIVPASKSGSSIVFNNLEIGDIIYVDYESSYSSSGRFYKDHVDYFQFDSFHPIHKNTLKILVPKGKEFTTKTLNGEVKYQKRNIDDYVYHQWESIDQKEMTPEENYMPSLSDVASYVHVSTIGSWDDIANWYSDLVRPQIVINSDVQEAFKSIFPLGSDAFSEDEKASKIYYYIMENFSYSHVGFRQSGFVPQRPSKTIKSKLGDCKDFSTLYVTLAQMAGLKSHLVLVLTSDYGESTMVLPSQDFNHCIAKVFIDGKPQYLELTDNNMPYKSIPTSLESATALDIPNKWLKDVQKGIYKLKDIDHTATVLESNMEYVIGEGSHQLQIESVLSGSINSHYAAIFKENNYEVVKKSITDDFKSRISEDFTFDSIRNIEYELRSPVLKYTSDLTVNEKLDEIGSMRVFRIPAVNNAYNTSIIQDDERAYPIDYLLYENADVYKSSYVIKLKEGERFVEIPESADYSFNKHSFKIDYELAKENELHIKIVAKTSKERIAAEDYNGFKAYVKAALDAKQQLIGFKKKKKETKVSFSGKK; encoded by the coding sequence GAAAATTGAGCCGTATTGGCAGCTTCTTTTAAAAAACCAGAGGCAAGAAGCGCAGACCAAATTTCAGAAAAAGAATAAAGGAGGTTTGTCAGGCATGCTAACAGCTGAAATAATTGCCAATGAAAATGGCATGTTTACCTCTCCAAAAGGTTTTATTAACGATGTAGTTGCTCAACCAGATTTTGAGTACTATCTGTATGCGCTGTGGAATAATAGTTTCTTTTTTGATTCTTATCTAGGTTCTGGTTTCAATAGGAAAAATATAGCCAACATAAATAATATACCACTTGCATCAATTAAGAATACAACGGTAAAAGAAGCACTTCGGTATTTGAAATCTGCAGTGGCGCAACATTCTGATGATTGGGAAACCTATAATCAACTTAACGATGCTATTCCTGCTATTAAATCATGGCAATTCTGCGGTAGTTTTGAGAATTTAAATGGTAGTGGTCTGGCTACGGAATATGTTCCTGAAACGAAAGCTATTTCCTCAACGGATTTTAATGCCAATAGTAATGGATTCATTAATTGGTACGAACAAAAAGGAAGAGAGAAAGAAGCATATCAATATTATTCCAATCATTCTGAATATGGAGGTGGTGTAAATTATGCACAGACTTTTATTAGTAACCCAACGGCAAAGAAAGCTGTAGTTCGTTTGGGGAGTTCATCTTTTGCAAAAGTTTGGTTGAATGATGTTTTGATATATGAAAATACAAATGATGGTATAACAGATTTAGATGCCTATAATGTACTTATAAATCTTCCTGCAGGTAATAACCGACTGTTAGTTAAAAGTGCCGATCAAAGTGGAATTGCCTATTTCATTGTTAGGGTTACAGATGAAAAGGGTAATGCCTTTAACGACTTAAAATATAACGCTGTACCAAGTACATATCAAAAAAGTTCATTAACGGACATTGCTCCTAAAGCGCTTCCGCATGCTGTTGAAATATTCTTTCAGAACAAATTAAAGAAAGACCCAAATAACTTCTTTAATACGGTTTGTTTGATAAGTGCTTACCTCAGAAATTCAAAATTCAATGAAGCTAAAGCAACGTTGCAGCCTTGGGTGGATGCTTATCCTGAAAGTTCATTTTTGAGAAAGTACCTCATTGATTGTTATACTAAAGAAAAAGACTTTGCTTCTGCAAAAGAGTTACAAAAGAATATTGAAAGTGATGATGAAAAATACTATTTGTCATACATCTATCGGTTTGAAGATTCAAGAGAACTTTTTAAACTGCCATTACCGGAGTTTGAAGCTTTTGTAGAAGAATTTTCAGCTTCGACGGATATGGATATTCTAAAACAATCGGCAAAATTACTACTTCATATAAGACAGGAAGACAAGTCCGCTGTAAAGGAAACGTTGCGCATAATTACAGAAGAGTACAAGGACCAACTGAGTATTCTCAAAGTATACCTCAATATTTATTCGGCCTATTTAAATGAGGATGATAAGGCAATTGCAATCCTAGAGGATATAGATAAAAACTATTTTGATTACAGTGCGTTAAAGTCGCTTGCTAGTTTCTATAACAAACAGGATAGGAAGGAAGAAGCTCTGGCGCTTTTTGAAAAGCGCTACAATTTAGTGGACCATGATAACATCTACCTATCAGATTATATAGCGTACCAACATGAATATAAAAAGTATGAAGAGTCTCTGCCATATATAGATGAGATGCTTAAGAACTTCCCCTATTCATTTGTGGCTATGGAATTAAAAGGTACTGCTCTTGAGCAATCCGGACGTAAAAAAGAGGCCTTGGTTTGGTATGAAAAATCATTGAAGCACAATGGGGCTAATTCCGCTTTGCGAAAAAAAATAGACGATTTATCCAACGGTAAGGATTATCTAGAAGATTTGGCAACACCCGATATATATGAGTTTATGGCCAAAACTCGTAATAAAGGGGTGAAGGGCAACTATGGGTATAATTATTTGTTAGATGAAAGTTTGCTTCAACTGTATCCGGAAGGTGGCGGAAAATCTCAGACACGTTATGTGGTTGAAATTACTAGCGACAGTGGTATAGAATCTTTAAAGGAAGTGAATCTGGGTCTTAGTGGTAACTATCACATTACAAAATCTGAAATTGTAAAGCCGAATAAAAAGATAGTTCCGGCATCAAAAAGTGGTTCTAGCATCGTTTTCAATAATTTAGAAATAGGTGATATTATTTATGTGGATTATGAAAGCAGTTATTCTAGCAGCGGACGGTTCTATAAAGACCATGTAGACTATTTTCAGTTTGATTCTTTTCACCCTATTCATAAAAACACATTAAAAATTTTAGTGCCCAAGGGTAAGGAATTCACCACTAAAACGCTCAACGGTGAGGTGAAGTATCAAAAGCGAAACATAGATGATTATGTATATCACCAGTGGGAAAGCATTGACCAAAAAGAAATGACCCCAGAAGAAAACTATATGCCAAGCCTTAGTGATGTGGCCAGTTATGTGCATGTGAGCACCATAGGTTCTTGGGATGATATTGCCAATTGGTATTCAGATTTGGTACGCCCGCAGATTGTCATTAATTCGGATGTTCAGGAAGCGTTCAAATCAATTTTTCCTTTGGGGAGCGATGCATTTTCAGAAGACGAGAAAGCATCCAAAATCTATTACTACATCATGGAAAACTTTAGTTATAGCCATGTAGGCTTTAGGCAAAGTGGTTTTGTTCCGCAAAGACCATCAAAAACCATAAAATCCAAATTGGGCGATTGTAAAGATTTTTCAACCTTGTATGTAACCTTGGCTCAAATGGCCGGTTTAAAATCGCATTTGGTTTTAGTGCTTACTTCAGACTATGGCGAAAGTACAATGGTACTTCCTAGTCAAGATTTTAATCATTGTATTGCCAAAGTATTCATAGATGGCAAACCCCAGTATTTGGAATTAACGGATAATAATATGCCATACAAGTCCATACCTACAAGTTTGGAAAGTGCTACCGCTCTAGATATCCCTAACAAATGGTTGAAAGACGTACAAAAAGGTATTTATAAATTAAAGGATATAGATCATACCGCCACCGTCTTGGAAAGCAATATGGAGTATGTTATTGGAGAAGGTTCGCATCAGTTACAAATAGAGTCTGTTTTAAGCGGAAGTATCAATTCTCATTACGCAGCTATTTTTAAGGAGAACAATTATGAGGTGGTAAAAAAGAGCATTACGGACGATTTTAAAAGTAGAATTTCTGAGGATTTTACTTTTGACAGTATTCGCAATATTGAATACGAACTTCGTTCGCCCGTCCTAAAATACACATCAGATTTAACCGTAAACGAAAAGTTAGACGAGATTGGAAGCATGCGGGTATTCCGTATTCCAGCGGTAAACAATGCATATAACACATCAATCATTCAAGATGATGAACGTGCCTACCCAATTGATTATTTGTTATACGAAAATGCAGATGTCTATAAGTCTAGCTATGTTATCAAATTAAAAGAAGGAGAGCGTTTTGTTGAAATTCCTGAAAGTGCCGATTACAGCTTCAATAAACATTCTTTTAAGATTGATTATGAGTTGGCAAAAGAAAATGAGTTGCATATTAAAATTGTAGCGAAAACTTCAAAAGAACGTATCGCCGCAGAAGATTACAACGGTTTTAAAGCGTATGTAAAGGCAGCGCTAGATGCTAAGCAACAGCTAATCGGTTTTAAGAAAAAGAAAAAAGAAACTAAAGTTAGCTTTTCAGGCAAAAAGTGA
- a CDS encoding riboflavin synthase, with amino-acid sequence MFTGIIETLGEIKQLEQDGSNLHITVKSSLTPELKIDQSVSHNGVCLTVVSLDEDTYTVTAIDETLQKTNLDELKEGESVNLERAMILGSRLDGHIVQGHVDQTGVCKAIEEKDGSWFFTFEYDAGTGNPTIEKGSITIDGTSLTVINSEKNSFSVAIIPYTYEHTRFKSYQIGTTVNLEFDVIGKYVAKLMSYQNKA; translated from the coding sequence ATGTTTACGGGCATTATCGAAACTTTGGGCGAAATAAAGCAATTAGAACAAGATGGTAGCAACCTTCATATTACAGTGAAATCCTCGCTAACGCCAGAATTAAAAATCGATCAGAGCGTATCGCACAATGGTGTTTGCCTTACCGTGGTTTCATTAGATGAAGACACCTATACGGTAACGGCCATTGACGAAACTTTACAGAAAACCAATCTAGATGAACTAAAAGAAGGTGAAAGCGTAAACTTGGAGCGCGCCATGATTCTTGGTTCCCGCTTAGATGGGCATATTGTTCAAGGCCACGTGGACCAAACAGGAGTTTGCAAAGCTATTGAGGAAAAAGACGGCAGCTGGTTTTTCACCTTTGAATATGATGCGGGCACCGGAAATCCTACTATTGAAAAAGGTTCTATAACTATAGATGGTACAAGCCTAACCGTAATAAATTCAGAAAAGAATAGCTTCAGCGTTGCCATTATTCCATACACCTACGAACACACACGTTTTAAATCATACCAAATTGGTACAACGGTAAACCTTGAGTTTGATGTTATTGGCAAATATGTAGCAAAGTTAATGTCTTACCAGAATAAGGCATAA
- the pdxA gene encoding 4-hydroxythreonine-4-phosphate dehydrogenase PdxA — MQEEGKIKLGISIGDLNGIGCEVVLKTFEDARMLDFCTPIIFASNKTISFQKKELGLDINYHGITDASKAVDGKINVVNVWKEIPKTKFGEATEEGGKYAIKSLRAAVDALKNDTIDALVTAPINKNNIQAEDFKFPGHTDFLAQELEGESLMFMVTDELKVGLLTDHVAVKDAPAAINAILIRNKVRTIEKSLQMDFGIRAPKVALLGINPHSGDNGIIGKEDDEVLKPVIKEMSEAGHLVFGPYSADSFFGSDAYKNFDAILAAYHDQGLIPFKTLSFGKGVNYTAGLSKVRTSPDHGTAYEIAGKGKADHSSFKEAVFTALHIFKNRKEYQELTENPLQKQRVRR, encoded by the coding sequence ATGCAGGAAGAAGGAAAAATTAAACTAGGTATTTCAATAGGCGATTTAAACGGAATAGGTTGCGAGGTTGTTCTCAAAACCTTTGAAGATGCTCGCATGCTAGATTTTTGTACGCCGATTATATTTGCATCCAACAAAACTATTTCTTTTCAAAAAAAGGAATTGGGTCTAGATATCAATTACCATGGTATTACAGATGCTTCAAAAGCGGTAGACGGTAAAATAAACGTGGTTAATGTTTGGAAAGAAATTCCCAAGACCAAGTTTGGAGAAGCTACTGAAGAAGGCGGAAAATATGCGATAAAATCGCTAAGAGCTGCCGTTGATGCTCTTAAAAATGATACCATAGATGCTTTGGTAACGGCACCTATCAATAAAAATAACATTCAGGCTGAAGATTTTAAATTTCCGGGCCATACAGATTTTTTAGCTCAAGAACTAGAAGGCGAAAGTTTAATGTTCATGGTAACGGATGAGCTTAAAGTGGGCTTGTTAACTGACCATGTTGCGGTAAAAGATGCTCCGGCAGCCATAAATGCAATATTGATCAGAAACAAAGTACGGACCATAGAAAAATCCTTACAAATGGATTTTGGTATACGTGCCCCCAAAGTAGCGTTGTTGGGTATTAATCCGCATAGCGGTGATAATGGTATTATCGGCAAGGAAGATGATGAGGTTTTAAAACCTGTTATCAAAGAAATGTCAGAGGCCGGGCATTTGGTTTTTGGGCCTTATTCCGCAGATAGCTTTTTTGGTTCTGATGCCTATAAAAATTTCGATGCTATTTTAGCCGCTTATCACGATCAAGGGCTTATACCTTTTAAGACCCTTTCATTTGGTAAAGGTGTTAACTATACCGCAGGGTTATCTAAAGTGAGAACATCCCCAGACCATGGAACAGCTTATGAAATAGCAGGAAAAGGCAAGGCAGATCATAGTTCTTTTAAAGAAGCGGTCTTTACGGCATTGCATATTTTTAAGAACAGAAAAGAATACCAAGAACTTACAGAAAACCCTTTACAGAAGCAGCGTGTAAGGCGTTAG
- a CDS encoding YceD family protein — protein MMKQKEFNIPFSGLGQGKHEFEYTINNPFFESFGYDEFNAADVKLHVVLNKMSTMLELEMKAQGTVNVNCDLTSEPFDLPIEADLELVVKFGEEFNDEDDEILIIPHGEHQVNIAQYVYEMLVLAVPQKRIHPGVLDGTLQSEALKKLEELQPKKEKKESDPRWDELKKLLTDK, from the coding sequence ATGATGAAGCAAAAGGAGTTTAACATTCCTTTCTCTGGATTAGGACAAGGAAAACACGAATTTGAGTATACGATTAATAACCCGTTCTTTGAATCTTTTGGGTATGACGAGTTCAATGCTGCAGACGTTAAGTTGCATGTAGTTTTGAATAAAATGAGCACAATGCTCGAGTTAGAGATGAAAGCCCAAGGCACGGTTAACGTAAATTGCGACCTGACCAGCGAACCTTTTGATTTGCCTATTGAGGCAGATTTGGAGTTAGTGGTCAAGTTTGGGGAAGAGTTTAATGATGAAGATGATGAGATTCTGATTATTCCTCATGGAGAACATCAGGTCAATATTGCGCAATACGTATACGAAATGTTAGTGTTGGCCGTACCGCAGAAAAGAATTCACCCAGGGGTATTAGACGGTACGTTGCAATCGGAAGCATTAAAAAAGCTTGAAGAATTGCAACCCAAGAAAGAGAAAAAAGAAAGTGATCCCAGATGGGACGAATTAAAGAAACTGTTAACGGATAAATAA
- the rpmF gene encoding 50S ribosomal protein L32, giving the protein MAHPKRKISKTRRDKRRTHYKAVAPTLATDPTTGEMHLFHRAHWHEGKLYYKGQILIDKTEEAEA; this is encoded by the coding sequence ATGGCACATCCTAAGAGAAAAATATCGAAAACCAGAAGGGATAAAAGAAGAACACATTACAAAGCGGTAGCACCAACTTTGGCTACTGACCCAACTACTGGTGAAATGCACTTGTTCCACAGAGCGCACTGGCATGAAGGTAAACTTTACTACAAAGGTCAAATTTTGATCGACAAGACTGAAGAAGCCGAAGCATAA
- a CDS encoding beta-ketoacyl-ACP synthase III: MSKTTAAITAVGGYVPKFVLTNNMLEDMVETNDEWIVSRTGIKERRVLKPEEGEGTSYLAIKAAQDLIQKKNIDPKEIDLIMIATATPDSMVASTAAFVASEIGAVNAFAYDLLAACSSFLFGMSTAASYIESGRYKKVLLIGADKMSSIIDYTDRTTCIIFGDGAGAALFEPNEEGLGLQDEYLRADGSGRQFLGMDAGGSLMPATEETVKNRKHFIYQDGRTVFKFAVSNMADVAEKIMQRNNLKDTDVSWLVPHQANKRIIDATANRMGLDNSKVLMNIERYGNTTSATLPLLLADFEGQLNKGDNLVFAAFGGGFTWGSIYLKWAY; this comes from the coding sequence ATGAGTAAAACAACGGCAGCAATTACAGCTGTAGGAGGATATGTTCCTAAATTTGTACTAACCAACAATATGTTGGAAGACATGGTAGAGACCAATGATGAATGGATTGTCTCTAGAACGGGAATTAAAGAAAGACGGGTGTTGAAACCTGAAGAAGGAGAAGGTACTTCGTACTTGGCAATCAAGGCGGCACAAGACCTTATCCAAAAGAAAAACATAGACCCAAAAGAAATAGATCTTATAATGATCGCTACGGCTACACCAGACAGTATGGTGGCCTCAACAGCGGCTTTTGTAGCATCCGAAATTGGAGCCGTTAATGCATTTGCCTATGATCTTTTGGCGGCATGTTCCAGTTTTTTATTCGGAATGTCTACCGCTGCCAGTTATATAGAATCTGGCAGGTATAAAAAAGTGTTATTGATAGGGGCAGATAAAATGTCCTCAATAATAGATTATACAGATAGGACCACATGTATTATTTTTGGTGATGGAGCCGGGGCAGCATTGTTCGAACCTAATGAAGAAGGTCTAGGTTTGCAAGATGAATACTTAAGAGCAGATGGTTCAGGAAGACAATTTTTGGGTATGGATGCAGGTGGCTCTTTAATGCCTGCAACAGAAGAAACGGTAAAAAATAGAAAACACTTTATATATCAAGACGGTAGAACTGTGTTTAAGTTTGCTGTTTCGAACATGGCAGATGTGGCCGAAAAAATTATGCAACGAAACAATCTTAAGGATACTGATGTTTCGTGGTTGGTTCCACACCAAGCTAATAAAAGAATCATAGATGCTACGGCCAATAGAATGGGTCTGGACAACTCTAAGGTTTTAATGAACATAGAAAGATACGGTAACACCACATCGGCAACCTTACCGTTGTTATTGGCTGATTTTGAAGGCCAATTGAATAAAGGAGATAACCTTGTTTTTGCCGCTTTTGGCGGAGGTTTTACCTGGGGTTCCATTTACCTAAAATGGGCGTATTAA
- the accB gene encoding acetyl-CoA carboxylase biotin carboxyl carrier protein, translating to MDIKEIQTLIKFVAKSGASEVKLEMEDLKITIKTGTSDSGNETTYVQQIPMPQAQMMPSQAPAQTVEAASGDAAKAEKKEDDSKYITIKSPIIGTFYRKPSPDKSSFVEVGTSIGKGDVLCVIEAMKLFNDIESEVSGKIVKILVEDSSPVEFDQPLFLVDPS from the coding sequence ATGGATATTAAAGAAATTCAAACCCTGATTAAGTTTGTAGCAAAATCAGGTGCCAGTGAAGTAAAGTTGGAAATGGAGGATTTAAAAATCACCATCAAAACAGGTACTTCAGATTCTGGAAACGAAACAACCTACGTGCAGCAAATCCCAATGCCGCAAGCTCAGATGATGCCTTCTCAGGCACCCGCTCAAACTGTTGAGGCAGCTTCCGGTGACGCTGCAAAAGCAGAAAAGAAAGAAGATGACTCTAAATATATTACCATTAAGTCACCTATTATTGGTACTTTCTACAGAAAACCGTCTCCTGATAAGAGCTCGTTTGTAGAAGTTGGTACTTCTATCGGAAAAGGAGATGTGCTTTGTGTTATTGAGGCTATGAAACTTTTTAATGATATTGAGTCTGAGGTTTCTGGTAAAATCGTTAAGATTTTAGTTGAGGATTCTTCTCCTGTAGAATTTGATCAGCCTTTATTTTTGGTAGATCCATCATAA
- the accC gene encoding acetyl-CoA carboxylase biotin carboxylase subunit, with translation MFKKILIANRGEIALRVIRTCKEMGIKTVAVYSKADEESLHVRFADEAVCIGPAPSSESYLKIPNIIAAAEITNADAIHPGYGFLSENSKFSKICAEHDIKFIGASGEHIDRMGDKASAKKTMKEAGVPTVPGSDGLLKDVADAIKTAKKMGYPVMIKATAGGGGKGMRAVWKEEEMEDLFESAVQEATAAFGNGGMYMEKLIEEPRHIEIQVVGDQYGKACHLSERDCSVQRRHQKLTEETPSPFMTDKLREEMGAAAVKAAEYIKYEGAGTIEFLVDKHRNFYFMEMNTRIQVEHPITEQVIDYDLIREQILVAGGVPISGKNYLPKLHSIECRINAEDPYNNFRPSPGRITTLHTPGGHGVRMDTHVYSGYSIPPNYDSMIAKLITTAQTREEAINKMKRALDEFVIEGIKTTIPFHRQLMDHPDYLAGNYTTKFMEDFKMDPPPAE, from the coding sequence ATGTTCAAGAAAATATTAATTGCAAATAGGGGAGAGATTGCGCTTCGTGTTATACGTACCTGTAAGGAAATGGGTATAAAAACCGTTGCGGTCTATTCTAAAGCAGATGAAGAAAGTTTGCATGTTCGTTTTGCTGATGAAGCTGTATGTATTGGTCCGGCACCCAGTAGCGAGTCGTACCTAAAAATACCCAATATCATTGCTGCCGCAGAGATTACAAATGCAGATGCTATTCACCCAGGTTATGGATTTCTTTCAGAGAATTCTAAATTCTCAAAAATCTGCGCGGAGCATGATATTAAATTTATTGGTGCTTCTGGCGAGCATATAGACCGTATGGGAGATAAAGCTTCGGCCAAGAAAACAATGAAAGAGGCCGGTGTTCCTACCGTTCCTGGTTCAGATGGTTTGTTGAAAGATGTGGCCGATGCTATCAAGACTGCTAAAAAAATGGGCTATCCCGTTATGATAAAAGCAACTGCCGGTGGTGGTGGTAAAGGTATGCGCGCTGTTTGGAAAGAAGAGGAAATGGAAGACCTTTTCGAAAGTGCCGTACAAGAAGCTACTGCAGCCTTTGGCAACGGTGGTATGTATATGGAAAAATTGATTGAAGAGCCAAGACATATTGAAATCCAAGTTGTTGGTGACCAATATGGTAAGGCATGTCACCTTTCAGAAAGAGATTGTTCCGTTCAACGTAGACATCAAAAACTTACGGAAGAAACGCCATCTCCGTTCATGACAGATAAGCTTCGTGAGGAAATGGGTGCGGCCGCGGTAAAAGCTGCTGAGTACATAAAATATGAAGGAGCCGGTACCATAGAGTTTTTGGTAGATAAACACCGAAATTTCTACTTTATGGAAATGAATACCCGTATTCAGGTAGAGCACCCAATTACAGAACAGGTAATTGATTATGATTTAATTCGTGAGCAAATCTTGGTAGCAGGTGGTGTTCCCATTTCAGGAAAGAACTATTTGCCAAAACTACACTCTATTGAATGTAGAATAAACGCCGAAGACCCTTACAATAACTTTAGACCTTCACCAGGTAGAATTACTACTTTGCATACACCAGGTGGTCACGGAGTTCGTATGGACACTCACGTATATAGTGGATACAGTATTCCGCCTAATTACGATTCTATGATTGCTAAGTTGATTACTACTGCGCAAACACGAGAAGAGGCTATTAATAAAATGAAAAGAGCGCTAGATGAATTCGTAATCGAAGGTATTAAAACTACGATTCCGTTTCACAGGCAATTAATGGATCATCCAGATTATTTGGCGGGTAACTATACCACCAAGTTTATGGAAGACTTTAAAATGGATCCTCCGCCAGCGGAATAA
- a CDS encoding NAD(P)/FAD-dependent oxidoreductase, producing the protein MNLSYWEYKTWLTNVDFTIVGSGIVGLNCALRLHERFPKAKILILEKGFLPQGASTKNAGFACFGSISEVLADLERHTEQEVLDLIAQRRQGIKLLRQKVGDANIDFQENGGHELFLGSAQKLYEKCLDQLPEVNKLLQSVYSGDAFSTSPNTFGFDGVKENYITNVFEGQLDTGKMMNSLLQLVQRAGITLLNYITVESFTEIGTQVEVKTNQFEFKTKKLLIATNGFATALINEKVKPARAQVLITEPIENLSIKGTFHFDEGYYYFRNIDNRVLFGGGRNLDFKGEETSEFGCSHHIQKHLEKLLKEVILPRTPHKIARKWSGIMGTGEQKTPVLKQISNHVYCGVRLGGMGIAIGSAVGENLADLT; encoded by the coding sequence ATGAACTTAAGTTATTGGGAATATAAAACATGGTTAACGAATGTTGACTTCACTATTGTTGGCAGTGGCATCGTAGGACTTAACTGTGCCTTGCGGTTACATGAGCGCTTTCCAAAAGCTAAAATCCTTATTCTAGAAAAAGGATTTTTACCTCAAGGAGCTAGTACCAAAAATGCCGGTTTTGCCTGTTTTGGTAGCATTTCAGAGGTTTTGGCAGATTTAGAGCGCCATACTGAGCAGGAGGTGTTGGATTTGATAGCTCAGCGTCGGCAGGGAATAAAATTGCTCCGGCAGAAAGTAGGTGATGCAAACATCGATTTTCAAGAAAATGGCGGACACGAATTGTTTCTAGGTTCCGCCCAAAAACTATATGAGAAATGTTTAGATCAGCTCCCTGAAGTTAATAAGCTATTGCAATCTGTTTATAGTGGGGATGCATTTAGCACGAGCCCTAATACTTTTGGTTTTGATGGAGTGAAGGAAAATTACATTACCAATGTTTTTGAAGGACAATTGGATACCGGTAAAATGATGAATTCATTATTGCAATTGGTGCAGCGAGCGGGTATCACTTTACTTAATTATATTACAGTTGAAAGTTTTACTGAAATTGGGACACAGGTAGAAGTAAAAACAAATCAATTTGAATTTAAAACTAAAAAATTACTGATTGCTACCAATGGTTTTGCCACAGCTTTAATTAATGAAAAGGTTAAACCGGCCAGAGCGCAAGTTCTGATTACCGAACCAATTGAAAATTTATCCATAAAAGGAACTTTTCATTTTGATGAAGGCTATTACTATTTTAGAAATATAGATAACCGCGTATTGTTCGGAGGAGGTAGAAATCTTGATTTTAAAGGCGAAGAAACTAGCGAATTTGGGTGTTCTCATCACATTCAAAAACATTTGGAGAAATTACTAAAAGAGGTAATCTTACCTAGAACGCCTCATAAAATAGCTCGTAAGTGGAGTGGCATTATGGGAACTGGTGAGCAGAAAACCCCTGTTCTTAAACAAATCTCCAATCATGTCTATTGTGGTGTTCGTTTAGGGGGTATGGGTATCGCTATTGGGAGCGCCGTAGGTGAAAATTTAGCAGACTTAACATAG